A genomic stretch from Vibrio neptunius includes:
- the ispH gene encoding 4-hydroxy-3-methylbut-2-enyl diphosphate reductase, whose amino-acid sequence MSNEMKILLANPRGFCAGVDRAISIVERALEMYQPPIYVRHEVVHNRFVVEGLKQRGAIFVEELHEVPDDNIVIFSAHGVSQAVRKEAKERDLTVFDATCPLVTKVHMEVARASRRHMEVVLIGHAGHPEVEGTMGQYASEQGGMYLVETPTDVVTLKAKVKDPSNLHYVSQTTLSVDETADVINELRRVFPEIQGPRKDDICYATQNRQDAVREMATDVDVVIVVGSKNSSNSTRLKELAEKLGTPGYLTDCPEDIQPEWFNDKVKVGVTAGASAPEELVNQILERIKELAGTRSVEEVLGREENMFFEVPKELQIKQVD is encoded by the coding sequence ATGAGCAATGAAATGAAAATTCTTTTAGCCAACCCACGTGGCTTCTGTGCAGGTGTTGATCGTGCGATCAGCATTGTCGAACGTGCATTGGAAATGTATCAACCACCGATTTATGTTCGTCATGAAGTCGTGCACAATCGATTTGTGGTCGAAGGCCTCAAACAAAGAGGCGCTATCTTTGTCGAAGAGCTTCATGAAGTGCCTGATGACAATATTGTGATTTTCTCTGCTCATGGTGTGTCTCAGGCTGTACGCAAAGAAGCGAAAGAACGTGACTTGACCGTTTTTGATGCAACTTGTCCACTTGTGACTAAAGTCCATATGGAAGTGGCTCGTGCAAGCCGCCGTCATATGGAAGTGGTTTTGATTGGTCATGCAGGGCATCCCGAAGTAGAAGGTACAATGGGCCAGTATGCCAGTGAACAAGGTGGTATGTACCTAGTTGAGACGCCAACAGATGTGGTTACTCTCAAAGCGAAAGTCAAAGACCCGAGCAACCTTCATTATGTAAGTCAGACAACATTGTCGGTAGATGAAACTGCAGATGTGATTAACGAACTTCGACGTGTGTTCCCTGAAATTCAGGGCCCACGTAAAGACGATATTTGTTATGCCACGCAGAATCGTCAGGATGCGGTGCGCGAGATGGCAACGGACGTTGATGTTGTGATTGTTGTCGGTTCTAAGAATTCATCTAACTCAACTCGTCTGAAAGAGCTGGCTGAGAAGTTAGGTACTCCAGGGTATCTAACAGATTGCCCGGAAGACATTCAACCAGAGTGGTTTAACGATAAAGTAAAAGTGGGTGTAACGGCGGGAGCATCCGCGCCAGAAGAGCTGGTTAACCAGATTTTGGAACGCATCAAAGAGCTCGCTGGCACCCGTTCAGTAGAAGAAGTTCTAGGTCGTGAAGAAAACATGTTCTTTGAAGTACCAAAAGAGTTACAGATTAAACAAGTTGACTAG
- the fkpB gene encoding FKBP-type peptidyl-prolyl cis-trans isomerase — MTTIVQESAVTLHFTIKLKDGSVADSTHNMGKPAKLVIGDGSLSENFEQCLLGLEVGEKKAIELKAEDAFGAPNPDNVHHMDRARFVGDADVEVGTIMAFSGPDGMEIPGIITEIAGDSVTVDFNHPLAGQDVTFEVEILSVE, encoded by the coding sequence GTGACCACTATTGTCCAGGAATCCGCAGTAACGCTGCATTTTACTATCAAACTTAAAGATGGCTCTGTTGCTGATAGCACGCATAACATGGGTAAACCTGCCAAGCTCGTGATTGGTGATGGCAGCCTAAGTGAAAACTTTGAGCAATGCTTGCTAGGACTTGAAGTGGGTGAGAAAAAGGCGATTGAACTGAAAGCCGAAGATGCCTTTGGCGCTCCGAACCCAGACAATGTGCATCATATGGATCGTGCAAGATTTGTCGGTGATGCAGACGTTGAAGTGGGAACCATCATGGCTTTCTCTGGCCCTGATGGTATGGAAATACCTGGCATTATTACCGAAATTGCGGGTGATTCAGTGACAGTGGATTTCAACCACCCTCTAGCAGGGCAAGATGTGACTTTTGAAGTTGAAATTTTGTCAGTAGAATAG
- the lspA gene encoding signal peptidase II — MSNMPLKQSGVRWLWLALVIFLADIGIKLFVMDNMGYGWANRIEVLPFFNLLYVHNYGAAFSFLSDQAGWQRWLFTGIAFAVTAMLTYWMSKLPAKEKWNNVAYAMIIGGAVGNVFDRVVHGYVVDYLDFFWGNYHWPAFNLADSTICIGAAMIILDGFRKKGAGTEV, encoded by the coding sequence ATGAGTAATATGCCATTAAAACAATCAGGTGTACGCTGGCTTTGGCTAGCATTGGTTATCTTTCTAGCAGATATCGGCATCAAGCTGTTTGTGATGGATAACATGGGTTATGGCTGGGCGAACCGTATTGAGGTACTGCCTTTCTTTAATCTACTTTACGTACATAACTACGGTGCTGCATTTAGCTTCCTGAGCGATCAGGCTGGCTGGCAACGTTGGTTGTTTACGGGGATCGCTTTTGCCGTAACCGCTATGCTGACTTACTGGATGAGTAAACTGCCAGCAAAAGAGAAATGGAACAATGTGGCTTATGCCATGATCATCGGTGGTGCAGTGGGTAACGTATTTGATCGTGTGGTACACGGTTATGTTGTCGATTACTTAGACTTTTTCTGGGGTAACTACCACTGGCCAGCATTTAATTTGGCTGACAGCACCATTTGTATTGGCGCTGCAATGATTATCCTTGACGGATTTCGTAAAAAAGGCGCTGGAACCGAAGTGTAA